In Nitrospira sp., the genomic window CAATCGCTTGTAGTTCATGCCACCTGCCGTCCCGGGCGTTTACCGATGGGAACACGGTTCCAACCGGCATCAAAGGCCAGCGTGGCCATCGGAACGCCCCCACCATTGTGAATCGCCTGTACGGTCGATCATTCTTTTGGGATGGACGAGCGCACACGCTTCCAGAACAGACACTTGAACCGTTTCTCAGTCCGGCTGAACACGGGCTCTCTCAGCGTGACCTCCTCTCCATGATCAGGTCAATTCCAGGTTACCGCCGCCTGTTTCGCGAGGCATTCGGTACGGATGTGACCGAGGATGGCATTGCGACCGCCCTGACCCATTTCCAATGGACCATCCTCTCCGGTAACAGTCCCGTAGACCGCTTCGATTATCGGGGGGATGCGACCGCCCTCCCTGCCGCCGCACAACGTGGGTTCCTCGTATTTCGAGGCAAGGGTGGCTGTGTGCGATGCCACGTTGGCCCCAACTATACCGACGAGCAATACCACAATCTCGGCGTGGGTTGGGAGTCCCCTCACGTCGATCTCGGCCGCTATTCCGTGACCCGCCAGCCGGAAGATATCGGCGCGTTCAAGACGCCGACGCTGCGTGAAATTGCTCGGACTGCTCCATACATGCATGATGGTCGATTTAAGACACTCAGAGAAGTGATCAATTTTTACAACCACGGAGGGGTGAGCAATCCGCATCAGGATTCTATTATGCGACCACTGTTTTTAAGTGACGACGAGCGAGAAGACTTGGAAGTCTTTCTCAATAATCTGTCTGGCGAGGGATGGCAACAGGCGGTTGCACCTCGTGTGTTTCCAAAGCAATGAGTTGTTTTTCTGACATTTGCATGAAAGGTCCACGGAATCTAAAGGTGTTGCAGATGTCCGTGATAAACGATTGTTCCGTACACAGTCTTACTTTTACCTGGGGCTTGGATCACTATAAGGGTCAGCCGAAGAGTACCAGACGCAGGCGAGGGCATCATTAATGGAACCTGCAGAATATTGCTCGACGACTAGCCTAATCGCCTGCGAGGAGTGCGACCTCCTCCAACGCCCGATCGCCCTTCCCGCCGGTGGATGGGCGCTCTGTCTAGGGTGTAACGGCCCCCTCTATCGATATACACCCGGCAGCCTCGACCGCGCACTCGCATTCTCGCTTGGCGCTGTGGTGCTGTTCTCCATCGGGGTTACATCTCCGATCATGGAGTTAGAAATACAAGGGCACATGGTCTCTTCGAGCCTGTATGCGGCGGTGCAACAACTCTGGAATCAGGACCAGCAGATATTTGCGGTGCTCGTCGCAGCCACAACCATGATACTACCGACCCTTGAACTGACAGTCATGCTCTCGGTGTTGTTTGTATTGCGAATACGACGTGCGTCTGCGTGGGTTCCCAAGCTGCTACGCCTGCTGACACTTGTGCGTCCGTGGGGCATGACCGAAATCTTTTTCATGGGGGTACTCGTGGCTCTCGTCAAGTTGGCACACATGGCCGATATCGTGGCCGGGATTGCTCTGTGGTCATTGGGGGGCATGATGCTCTTACTGATTGCTGCAAGTCGGTCGTTCAATCTCCGGCATTTATGGGAACAGGTGTCCCCGCAATGACCCCCTCCCTGCACACGGCGAAATCACTTGGACTCTACGCCTGCCATACCTGTGGCCTTGTTTCGCGACCAGTCCGAGAGGGACCATCGTCGTGTAGTCGGTGCGGCACTGTACTCCGTTCCCGTAAATCGAGGAGTATCGAACGTGCGACCGCCTACCTAATAGCCGCCTATATTCTCTATATCCCTGCCAACGTGCTCCCGATCATGGAAACTCATTCCGTGTTCGGCAGAGAGGAAAACACGATCGTGAGTGGAATCGCCTATCTCTGGCATGCTGGTTCGTGGGTGCTGGCTCTCGTTGTGTTCATTGCCAGTATCGTCGTGCCTGTGTTGAAACTCCTGGCAATGACCCTTCTCCTGATTACCGCCCATTACCAATCTGCCTGGCGGCCGCTCGAACGGGCGAAACTGTATCGACTCGTCGAACTGGTCGGACGCTGGTCCATGCTCGACGTCTATGTCGTCGCGGTTTTGGCTGCGTTGGTACAATTTCATCCGCTCGCAACAGTGACACCTCGCAGTGGCGCTGTGTACTTTGGAGCCGTGGTAATACTCAGTATGCTCTCCGCTATGGCCTTTGATCCCCGACTGATCTGGGATCCGGCTCACAAGGAGTCTTCAACCCATGCATGACAAACACACAAGTGAGTCCTTAGATGTGGCACAGGCCGTAGCTGCACCAAAAGGGAACTGGTCGCTTCATCTTGTATGGTTAGTGCCAATCGTCTCCGTGCTAATTGGTGGATGGATTGCGATCAAAGCTGTGCTCGAACATGGGCCAACGATTACCATTACTTTCAAAGCTGCGGAAGGGTTGGAGCCCGGCAAGACGAAAATTAAATACAAGAATGTCGATGTAGGCGAAGTGAAGCAGATTACCATCAGCGAAGACCTCTCTCACGTCGTTGTGACCGCTGACATGGTCAACAACTTCTCGGCACATCTCGTCGAGGACACGAAATTCTGGGTCGTCCGCACACGGGTGACGGGTGGACAAGTGACGGAACTCGGCACACTCTTCTCCGGATCGTACATTGGCCTGGAGGTTGGGAAATCCCTCGTGTCGAAGAGGGACTTTGAGGGGCTTGAGGTCCCTCCGATTATCACCGGAGATGTCGCAGGGAGGCAGTTTATCCTTCGAGGAACTAGCCAAGGATCGCTCGATACCGGCACCCCCATCTACTTTCGCCGAGTGCCTGTAGGAAAGGTGTTATCCACTGAGCTTGATACGAATGGAGCCGCTGTGGTGACACGAATTTTTGTCGCGGCGCCCCATGATCGATACGTGACCACCAACACAAGGTTCTGGAACGCAAGCGGTGTAGACGTGACCGTAGACTCTGCCGGGCTAAAGATGCGCACACAATCTCTGATCTCGATCTTAGTTGGTGGCATAGCCTTTGAGACCCCTCCGAACGCCTCAGTCGCACCGCAGGCTGCTGAGAACACGAGTTTTGTGATGTACCCAGATCAAGACACGGCGATGAGGCGATCCACGCAGGGGACGCTCCGCTTTACCACCTATTTCACGGAATCCTTGCGAGGTTTGACCCTTGGAGCTCCAGTTGAGTTGCACGGGTTCCCAGTCGGCGAAGTAGTCGGTATCGAAATGGACTACGACGAAAAGACGAGAACCTATCGGTTCCCAGTTGAGCTTGCACTCTATCCTGACCAATTGGCGAGACATCTGCACCACGACGATATGCACGTGGCCCACACAGAAGCTCCCATCAGGCAGAAATTTGATGCGCTCATCGCCCGTGGACTACGTGCACAACTCAGCACAGGCAGCCTTCTCACCGGACAGCTTTTCGTGGCGCTCGACTTTTTTCATGACGCGACCAAAGCCTCGGTCAACTGGGAAAAAGTTCCTCCCGAGCTGCCGACGATTCCGAGTAGCCTTG contains:
- a CDS encoding cytochrome-c peroxidase; the encoded protein is MGIRRLVPNLSGRPLSFAFALTRAFIGCGLFLLSADALALDPLRSADKEIPYLLGLGDPKEFLSFESRLTTRSVELGRFLFFDKRLSGDGTIACSSCHLPSRAFTDGNTVPTGIKGQRGHRNAPTIVNRLYGRSFFWDGRAHTLPEQTLEPFLSPAEHGLSQRDLLSMIRSIPGYRRLFREAFGTDVTEDGIATALTHFQWTILSGNSPVDRFDYRGDATALPAAAQRGFLVFRGKGGCVRCHVGPNYTDEQYHNLGVGWESPHVDLGRYSVTRQPEDIGAFKTPTLREIARTAPYMHDGRFKTLREVINFYNHGGVSNPHQDSIMRPLFLSDDEREDLEVFLNNLSGEGWQQAVAPRVFPKQ
- a CDS encoding paraquat-inducible protein A — protein: MEPAEYCSTTSLIACEECDLLQRPIALPAGGWALCLGCNGPLYRYTPGSLDRALAFSLGAVVLFSIGVTSPIMELEIQGHMVSSSLYAAVQQLWNQDQQIFAVLVAATTMILPTLELTVMLSVLFVLRIRRASAWVPKLLRLLTLVRPWGMTEIFFMGVLVALVKLAHMADIVAGIALWSLGGMMLLLIAASRSFNLRHLWEQVSPQ
- a CDS encoding paraquat-inducible protein A, yielding MTPSLHTAKSLGLYACHTCGLVSRPVREGPSSCSRCGTVLRSRKSRSIERATAYLIAAYILYIPANVLPIMETHSVFGREENTIVSGIAYLWHAGSWVLALVVFIASIVVPVLKLLAMTLLLITAHYQSAWRPLERAKLYRLVELVGRWSMLDVYVVAVLAALVQFHPLATVTPRSGAVYFGAVVILSMLSAMAFDPRLIWDPAHKESSTHA
- a CDS encoding MCE family protein yields the protein MHDKHTSESLDVAQAVAAPKGNWSLHLVWLVPIVSVLIGGWIAIKAVLEHGPTITITFKAAEGLEPGKTKIKYKNVDVGEVKQITISEDLSHVVVTADMVNNFSAHLVEDTKFWVVRTRVTGGQVTELGTLFSGSYIGLEVGKSLVSKRDFEGLEVPPIITGDVAGRQFILRGTSQGSLDTGTPIYFRRVPVGKVLSTELDTNGAAVVTRIFVAAPHDRYVTTNTRFWNASGVDVTVDSAGLKMRTQSLISILVGGIAFETPPNASVAPQAAENTSFVMYPDQDTAMRRSTQGTLRFTTYFTESLRGLTLGAPVELHGFPVGEVVGIEMDYDEKTRTYRFPVELALYPDQLARHLHHDDMHVAHTEAPIRQKFDALIARGLRAQLSTGSLLTGQLFVALDFFHDATKASVNWEKVPPELPTIPSSLASLQHTLSHFAQRLDKLPVEELIVDVRRTLGSLQAMLRSTDALAQQLDKQVAPKAEEALQELRRTLLAAERLLATDAPLQQEARDALRQLGRASQSLHELAEFLERHPESLIRGRTEERP